In Actinoplanes sp. NBC_00393, a single genomic region encodes these proteins:
- a CDS encoding sugar phosphate isomerase/epimerase family protein: MRLRHPSGRIVHLSCGISLNQAESLTAAVERLDAAASALRSRFGSGTLGVALRLPYPLAADLADDGRARSRLRTELDARGLEVVTLSGVPGAAEPAPDWSEPARLRHTVDLARILVDLLPFEEVRGAVATCGLGRREDWDEARQQAVARNLRRLSGGLADLAWRVGRAVRAGFQPGPGSVLDSPEQTVAALTRVDKDRLGVCLDLTTVLRDWPDPADGIDRLTDAGLSVITARITDPAGAWQPVLRHLLAADTARTEYVDLDTPGGDEQAADDLAYVVAELTAIGLVPEQQPCAAP; the protein is encoded by the coding sequence ATGCGGCTGCGACATCCCTCCGGCCGGATCGTGCACCTGAGTTGTGGCATCAGCCTAAATCAAGCGGAGTCGCTGACCGCCGCCGTCGAGCGCCTCGACGCCGCCGCATCCGCGCTGCGCAGCCGATTCGGCAGCGGCACACTCGGGGTCGCGCTCCGGCTGCCGTACCCACTCGCTGCCGATCTCGCTGACGACGGGCGGGCCCGCAGCCGGTTGCGTACCGAACTGGACGCTCGTGGCCTGGAGGTGGTCACGCTCAGCGGGGTGCCCGGCGCCGCGGAGCCGGCCCCCGACTGGAGTGAGCCGGCCCGCCTGCGGCACACCGTCGACCTGGCCCGGATCCTGGTCGACCTGCTGCCCTTCGAAGAGGTTCGCGGCGCCGTCGCCACCTGCGGTCTCGGCCGTCGGGAGGACTGGGACGAGGCGCGGCAGCAGGCCGTCGCCCGCAACCTGCGCCGGCTCTCCGGCGGTCTCGCCGACCTCGCCTGGCGGGTCGGCCGTGCGGTCCGCGCCGGCTTCCAGCCCGGCCCGGGCTCGGTTCTGGACAGTCCGGAGCAGACCGTCGCCGCGCTCACCCGGGTCGACAAGGACCGGCTCGGCGTCTGCCTGGACCTGACGACCGTGCTGCGTGACTGGCCGGACCCGGCGGACGGCATCGACCGGCTCACCGACGCCGGCCTCTCGGTCATCACCGCCCGGATCACCGACCCGGCGGGCGCCTGGCAGCCGGTCCTGCGGCATCTGCTCGCCGCCGACACCGCCCGGACCGAGTACGTGGATCTTGACACCCCGGGCGGCGATGAGCAGGCGGCGGACGACCTCGCGTACGTCGTGGCGGAGCTGACCGCCATCGGCCTGGTGCCGGAACAGCAGCCCTGCGCCGCGCCCTGA
- a CDS encoding sugar phosphate isomerase/epimerase family protein: MARPITLFTGQWADLPFEEVCRLASEWGYDGLEIACWGDHFEVDRALAEDDYVERKHEQLAKHNLKCFAISNHLVGQAVCDHPIDERHRGILPPAIWGDGEPEGVRGRAAERMKDTARAAAKFGVQTVVGFTGSSIWHTVAMFPPVPPEMIDRGYQDFADRWNPILDVFDEVGVRFAHEVHPSEIAYDYWTTRRTLEAIGNRPAFGLNWDPSHFVWQELDPVNFILEFHDRIYHVDCKDAKVRTGDGRRGRLSSHLAWADLRRGWDFVSTGHGDVPWEDCFRALNSVGYAGPISIEWEDAGMDRLVGAPEALKFVRGLAFDAPAAAFDAAFSSNS; the protein is encoded by the coding sequence ATGGCACGACCCATCACGCTCTTCACCGGCCAGTGGGCCGATCTGCCGTTCGAGGAAGTCTGCCGGCTCGCGTCCGAGTGGGGCTACGACGGCCTGGAGATCGCCTGCTGGGGCGATCACTTCGAGGTCGACCGCGCGCTCGCTGAGGACGACTACGTCGAGCGCAAGCACGAGCAGCTCGCCAAGCACAACCTCAAGTGCTTCGCGATCTCCAACCATCTGGTCGGCCAGGCGGTCTGCGACCACCCGATCGATGAGCGTCACCGCGGCATTCTGCCGCCGGCCATCTGGGGAGACGGAGAACCCGAGGGGGTACGCGGACGCGCGGCCGAACGCATGAAGGACACCGCCCGTGCCGCCGCGAAGTTCGGGGTGCAGACCGTCGTCGGTTTCACCGGCTCGTCGATCTGGCACACCGTGGCCATGTTCCCGCCGGTCCCGCCCGAGATGATCGACCGGGGATATCAGGACTTCGCCGACCGGTGGAACCCGATCCTCGACGTCTTCGACGAGGTCGGCGTCCGGTTCGCGCACGAGGTGCACCCCAGCGAGATCGCGTACGACTACTGGACCACCCGGCGGACCCTGGAGGCGATCGGCAACCGGCCCGCCTTCGGGCTGAACTGGGACCCGTCGCACTTCGTCTGGCAGGAGCTCGACCCGGTCAACTTCATCCTCGAGTTCCACGACCGGATCTACCACGTGGACTGCAAGGACGCGAAAGTGCGTACCGGTGACGGCCGGCGTGGCCGGCTCAGCTCCCACCTGGCCTGGGCCGACCTGCGGCGCGGGTGGGACTTCGTCTCCACCGGCCACGGCGACGTGCCCTGGGAGGACTGCTTCCGGGCGCTGAACAGCGTCGGGTACGCCGGCCCGATCTCGATCGAGTGGGAGGACGCCGGGATGGACCGGCTCGTCGGCGCTCCCGAAGCCCTGAAGTTCGTCCGCGGGCTCGCCTTCGACGCGCCGGCCGCCGCGTTCGACGCCGCTTTCTCCTCCAACTCCTGA
- a CDS encoding NAD(P)/FAD-dependent oxidoreductase produces the protein MSQPVEVDVVIVGGGLAGLSAARRLDRAGVEWLLVEGSDRLGGRVATDVFDGWRMDRGFQVLNTSYPRLSALVDVDALDLRYFTSGVLVRRGGGLHRLENPLRDPLATPQTLTSGVGTFTDRLKFAALATRCATLPVDRLLDTPETTTQEMLRNAGLSHRMIEEVLRPFFSGVFADRTLDTSSHVAAMVLRSFTRGRIGVPAAGMAALPAAIAGPLPFPQLLIGARTLSIGPGMVVTEGGEIRCRAVIVATDPLTAAALLPRLPRPEVHGLTTFYFGADRAPVDEPILLLDGDRREIIANTVVMSNAAPEYAPSGKSLIAATVVGVSAPSSASETVIRVELARIYGAPTDDWELLNVVTVPQALPAANAPQARLRKPVHLGDGLFVAGDHRDSPSSQGAMAGGWRAAGSVLASLGARAGV, from the coding sequence ATGTCGCAGCCGGTTGAGGTGGACGTCGTCATCGTCGGCGGCGGGCTCGCCGGGCTGTCCGCTGCCCGGCGGCTCGACCGCGCGGGCGTCGAATGGCTCCTCGTCGAAGGATCCGACCGGCTCGGTGGCCGGGTCGCCACCGACGTCTTCGACGGCTGGCGGATGGACCGCGGTTTCCAGGTGCTCAACACCTCCTATCCGCGGCTCTCTGCGCTGGTCGACGTGGACGCGCTCGACCTGCGGTACTTCACCTCCGGCGTGCTGGTGCGCCGCGGCGGCGGCCTGCACCGCCTGGAGAACCCGCTGCGCGACCCGCTCGCCACCCCGCAGACCCTGACCTCCGGTGTCGGGACCTTCACCGACCGGCTCAAGTTCGCGGCCCTCGCCACCCGGTGCGCCACCCTGCCGGTCGACCGGCTGCTCGACACGCCCGAGACCACCACGCAGGAGATGCTGCGCAACGCCGGGCTCTCGCACCGGATGATCGAAGAGGTGCTCCGGCCGTTCTTCTCCGGCGTCTTCGCCGACCGGACCCTCGACACGTCCAGCCACGTCGCCGCGATGGTGCTGCGCTCCTTCACCCGCGGCCGGATCGGCGTCCCGGCAGCCGGCATGGCCGCCCTGCCCGCCGCGATCGCCGGCCCGCTGCCCTTCCCGCAGCTGCTGATCGGCGCCCGCACCCTGTCCATCGGGCCCGGCATGGTCGTCACCGAAGGCGGCGAGATCCGCTGCCGCGCCGTGATCGTCGCCACCGACCCGCTCACCGCCGCCGCCCTGCTGCCCCGGCTGCCGCGCCCCGAGGTGCACGGCCTCACCACGTTCTACTTCGGCGCCGACCGGGCACCCGTCGACGAGCCGATCCTGCTGCTCGACGGCGACCGCCGGGAGATCATCGCCAACACCGTCGTGATGAGCAACGCCGCCCCCGAATACGCCCCCAGCGGCAAAAGCCTCATCGCGGCCACCGTCGTCGGCGTCTCGGCGCCCTCCAGCGCCTCCGAAACCGTCATCCGGGTGGAACTCGCCCGCATCTACGGCGCGCCGACCGACGACTGGGAGCTGCTCAACGTCGTCACCGTCCCGCAGGCGCTGCCCGCGGCCAACGCCCCCCAGGCCCGGCTCCGCAAGCCGGTCCACCTCGGCGACGGCCTCTTCGTAGCCGGCGACCACCGCGACAGCCCTTCCAGCCAAGGCGCGATGGCCGGCGGTTGGCGCGCAGCCGGATCAGTCCTGGCGTCACTCGGCGCCCGGGCCGGGGTCTAG
- a CDS encoding endonuclease/exonuclease/phosphatase family protein: MRLNKRIAVAAATMLLAVGAAITPGAPASAAVNVKYNVWVWNVAGAKLHGGSTTNGLIDAAASSIKNRAADFVAFNEICEGQYYALIARLRELNYPTDDSNFARFTPSSNTEGCAPGAGNTQPFGNAVFSRFPLGGAQRWTLPSDTGPEALSLTCVAPTAQPKMHFCTTHISTNNDTAPNGKKYNENQLDFVLSKMEAYNSAGDTAIIGGDFNAQPNYGRLNNWYSPTLNIANNNGNTGAYRELDDNDSGNCLGYGEWTATGTPGATPPCGGLGKIDLIFARKNRLVGAYSSDSLSISTACSGVAGTSAYPAGSCSDHRIVTGTATVSIG, from the coding sequence ATGCGTCTGAACAAACGGATCGCGGTGGCCGCCGCGACCATGCTGCTCGCGGTCGGCGCCGCCATCACGCCGGGAGCTCCGGCCTCGGCAGCAGTGAACGTCAAGTACAACGTCTGGGTGTGGAACGTCGCCGGCGCCAAGCTGCACGGCGGCAGCACCACCAACGGCCTGATCGACGCGGCCGCAAGCTCGATCAAGAACCGGGCCGCCGACTTCGTGGCGTTCAACGAGATCTGCGAAGGCCAGTACTACGCGCTCATCGCCCGCCTGCGCGAGCTGAACTACCCGACCGACGACAGCAACTTCGCGCGATTCACGCCCAGCTCGAACACGGAAGGCTGCGCACCCGGCGCGGGCAACACCCAGCCGTTCGGCAACGCCGTGTTCAGCCGGTTCCCGCTGGGCGGCGCCCAGCGCTGGACGCTGCCCTCAGACACCGGGCCCGAGGCGCTCAGCCTGACCTGTGTGGCACCGACCGCACAGCCGAAGATGCACTTCTGCACCACGCACATCTCGACGAACAACGACACGGCGCCCAACGGCAAGAAGTACAACGAGAACCAGCTCGACTTCGTGCTGAGCAAGATGGAGGCCTACAACAGCGCCGGTGACACGGCCATCATCGGCGGCGACTTCAACGCCCAGCCGAACTACGGCCGCCTCAACAACTGGTACTCGCCCACGCTGAACATCGCCAACAACAACGGCAACACCGGCGCGTACCGGGAACTCGACGACAACGACTCGGGCAACTGCCTGGGCTACGGCGAGTGGACCGCCACGGGGACGCCCGGCGCCACTCCGCCCTGCGGCGGCCTGGGCAAGATCGACCTGATCTTCGCCCGGAAGAACCGGCTGGTAGGCGCCTACAGCAGCGACTCGCTGAGCATCTCGACAGCCTGCTCCGGCGTTGCGGGAACCTCGGCGTACCCGGCCGGTTCCTGCTCCGACCACCGCATCGTCACCGGCACAGCCACCGTCTCCATCGGCTGA
- a CDS encoding prolyl oligopeptidase family serine peptidase, with the protein MAALDREADDPYLWLEDLHAPQAQRWVTERNAETLEAPAQPGFGRVRDAVREVLDSKDRISFPGWRGDGFYYDFWRDADHPRGIWRRTTLEQFRRDEPEWDVLLDVDALNVAERENWTWHDVTVLKPGYDRCLIKLSRGGADARVVREFDLRERVFVEDGFTLPEAKSDVSWIDVDHIFVATDFGPGSLTSSGYPRVVKRWRRGTPLSEAELVFAGDVDDVLVSAGHQSTPGYERDLVVRRIEFYRGEQFLRTATGALVRIEVPEDAEIDVHRDWLLVQLRSSWTVGEVTYPAGALLVTDFDGQQEITVLFEPDERTSLSSWHWTRNHLLLVTMTDVRTTVRALTPGPDGWRSRPVAGAAELDHTWIVDTDPDNDDSYLISSAGFLQPATLSLGTVDGPAAVLKQAPTFFATDGMAVRQHFAVSADGTRVPYFVVGGADNGPTLLSGYGGFEVPMTPGYNGVLGRGWLARGGTYVLANIRGGGEYGPAWHRAALRENRVRAYEDFAAVASDLVARGITTPAQLGISGGSNGGLLMGVMLTRYPELFGAVVASVPLLDMRRYTKLLAGRSWIGEYGDPDVEGDWAYLREFSPYQNVRPGQPYPPVLLITSTRDDRVHPGHARKMAALLREYGYRTSYYENVEGGHGAAADNEQSATISALIYEFLWRELGR; encoded by the coding sequence GTGGCTGCGCTGGACCGGGAAGCTGATGATCCGTACCTCTGGCTCGAGGATCTTCATGCGCCGCAGGCGCAGAGGTGGGTGACCGAGCGCAACGCCGAGACGTTGGAAGCGCCGGCTCAGCCCGGGTTCGGCCGGGTCAGGGATGCGGTTCGGGAAGTGCTCGACAGCAAGGACCGGATCTCGTTTCCGGGGTGGCGTGGGGACGGCTTCTACTACGACTTCTGGCGCGACGCTGATCATCCCCGGGGGATCTGGCGGCGGACCACGCTCGAGCAGTTCCGGCGGGATGAGCCGGAGTGGGACGTTCTGCTGGATGTCGATGCGCTCAACGTGGCGGAGCGGGAGAACTGGACGTGGCATGACGTCACCGTGCTGAAGCCGGGGTACGACCGTTGCCTGATCAAGCTGTCCCGGGGTGGCGCGGACGCTCGGGTGGTGCGCGAGTTCGACCTGCGGGAGCGGGTGTTCGTCGAGGACGGGTTCACGCTGCCCGAGGCGAAGAGCGACGTCAGCTGGATCGACGTGGACCACATCTTCGTGGCCACCGACTTCGGGCCGGGGTCGCTGACCTCGTCCGGCTATCCGCGGGTGGTCAAGCGGTGGCGGCGTGGCACGCCCTTGTCCGAGGCCGAGCTGGTTTTCGCGGGGGACGTGGACGACGTCCTGGTCAGTGCGGGGCATCAGTCGACGCCGGGGTACGAGCGGGACCTCGTCGTCCGGCGTATCGAGTTCTACCGCGGTGAGCAGTTCCTGCGGACGGCGACCGGGGCGCTGGTGCGGATCGAGGTGCCGGAGGACGCCGAGATCGACGTGCACCGGGACTGGCTGCTCGTTCAGCTCCGGTCATCGTGGACGGTCGGTGAGGTGACGTACCCGGCCGGGGCGCTGCTCGTGACGGATTTCGACGGGCAGCAGGAGATCACCGTGCTGTTCGAGCCGGACGAGCGTACGTCGCTGAGCTCCTGGCATTGGACGCGCAACCATCTGCTGCTCGTCACCATGACTGATGTCCGGACCACCGTGCGGGCCCTCACGCCGGGTCCGGACGGCTGGCGCAGCCGGCCGGTGGCCGGGGCGGCGGAGCTGGACCACACCTGGATCGTCGACACCGACCCGGACAACGACGACTCGTACCTGATCTCCTCGGCGGGCTTCCTGCAGCCAGCGACCCTGAGTCTCGGGACGGTCGACGGGCCGGCCGCGGTTCTCAAGCAGGCGCCCACGTTCTTCGCGACGGACGGCATGGCGGTCCGCCAGCATTTCGCCGTCTCCGCTGACGGCACGCGTGTTCCCTATTTCGTGGTGGGCGGAGCAGACAACGGGCCGACGCTGCTCAGCGGGTACGGCGGGTTCGAGGTCCCGATGACTCCCGGCTACAACGGCGTCCTCGGGCGTGGCTGGCTCGCCCGCGGCGGCACCTACGTGCTGGCGAACATCCGTGGTGGCGGTGAGTACGGTCCGGCGTGGCACCGGGCTGCGCTGCGGGAGAACCGGGTGCGGGCCTACGAGGACTTCGCGGCGGTCGCCTCCGACCTGGTGGCGCGGGGGATCACGACGCCGGCGCAACTCGGGATCTCCGGTGGCAGCAACGGCGGGCTGCTGATGGGCGTCATGCTGACCCGTTACCCGGAGTTGTTCGGGGCGGTGGTCGCGTCGGTGCCGCTGCTCGACATGCGCCGCTACACGAAACTGCTCGCCGGCCGGTCGTGGATCGGCGAGTACGGCGATCCGGACGTCGAGGGGGACTGGGCGTACCTGCGCGAGTTCTCGCCCTATCAGAATGTTCGGCCGGGTCAGCCGTACCCTCCGGTTTTGTTGATCACCTCGACCCGGGACGACCGCGTGCATCCCGGGCACGCCCGCAAGATGGCGGCGTTGCTGCGCGAGTACGGCTACCGGACGTCCTACTACGAGAACGTGGAGGGCGGTCACGGCGCGGCTGCCGACAACGAGCAGAGCGCGACGATCTCGGCGCTGATCTATGAGTTCCTCTGGCGCGAGTTGGGGCGCTGA
- a CDS encoding glycosyl hydrolase, whose amino-acid sequence MSSTRVRVFVLMFAFLAGMVLPVSQAQAATTAEPTIASRMAEVTAAKSLNYYPSDAGWSAMWTGFNATRIEQDMAKAAALGADNVRVIVFPQAFGYPQPKVEYTEKLRKFVSIAEANGLSVKLTLFDWWAGYSDVANSIAWANAVLAPYADDPRVIAVEVKNEFQPNDTAAVTWVREVIPAIRAAAPTMPLTLSVDGATGAAGMAKIKSSLTSTPLDYYDFHFYGNSERSLAEIRKAQAAVAPSPIVIGETGVSSAVVSEGEQAAYLARVFRAATEAGVGSVAPWTLNDFANGAIPSNSTVSTMPAQYKFGLYRADGSAKLAASVVRTAWTTGTMPNSFLNLSFEAAEIDSPWRENQPQAGAGVVTSEMPRNGAKSIRFSGTTRTSAGLPSVVTAPITPVQAGYKWRAEAFARGIAATGTTEIALSWFDVNGKWISQNLSNRLPAGNTSWTKLVVEATAPAGATSVQLHLKSGDNTGTVWFDDVAMS is encoded by the coding sequence ATGAGCAGCACCCGCGTTCGTGTCTTCGTTCTGATGTTCGCCTTCCTGGCGGGCATGGTGCTGCCGGTTTCGCAGGCACAGGCGGCCACCACCGCCGAGCCGACCATCGCGAGCCGGATGGCTGAGGTCACGGCCGCCAAGTCGCTCAACTACTACCCGTCCGACGCGGGCTGGTCGGCCATGTGGACCGGCTTCAACGCCACCCGCATCGAACAGGACATGGCCAAGGCTGCCGCCCTCGGCGCGGACAACGTACGGGTGATCGTCTTCCCGCAGGCCTTCGGCTACCCGCAGCCGAAGGTCGAGTACACCGAGAAGCTGCGCAAGTTCGTCAGCATCGCGGAGGCGAACGGCCTCTCCGTCAAGCTCACCCTCTTCGACTGGTGGGCCGGGTACTCCGACGTGGCCAACAGCATCGCCTGGGCGAACGCCGTGCTGGCCCCGTACGCCGACGACCCGCGGGTGATCGCGGTCGAGGTGAAGAACGAGTTCCAGCCGAACGACACCGCCGCCGTCACCTGGGTCCGCGAGGTCATCCCGGCGATCCGCGCCGCCGCCCCGACCATGCCGCTGACGCTCTCGGTCGACGGCGCCACCGGCGCGGCCGGCATGGCGAAGATCAAGTCCTCGCTGACCTCGACCCCGCTGGACTACTACGACTTCCACTTCTACGGCAACTCGGAGCGCTCGCTCGCCGAGATCCGCAAGGCCCAGGCCGCGGTCGCGCCGTCCCCGATCGTGATCGGTGAGACCGGGGTCAGCAGCGCGGTCGTCAGCGAGGGCGAGCAGGCCGCGTACCTGGCCCGGGTGTTCCGCGCCGCCACCGAGGCGGGCGTCGGCTCGGTGGCCCCGTGGACGCTGAACGACTTCGCGAACGGCGCCATCCCCAGCAACTCGACCGTGTCGACGATGCCGGCCCAGTACAAGTTCGGTCTCTACCGGGCCGACGGCTCCGCCAAGCTCGCCGCCTCGGTCGTCCGCACCGCCTGGACCACCGGCACCATGCCGAACAGCTTCCTGAACCTGAGCTTCGAGGCCGCCGAGATCGACTCGCCGTGGCGGGAGAACCAGCCGCAGGCCGGCGCCGGGGTGGTCACCTCCGAGATGCCGCGCAACGGCGCCAAGTCGATCCGCTTCTCCGGCACCACCCGCACCTCGGCCGGTCTTCCGTCGGTCGTGACCGCGCCGATCACCCCGGTCCAGGCCGGTTACAAGTGGCGCGCCGAGGCGTTCGCCCGCGGCATCGCCGCCACCGGCACCACCGAGATCGCCCTGAGCTGGTTCGACGTCAACGGCAAGTGGATCAGCCAGAACCTCTCCAACCGCCTGCCGGCCGGCAACACCAGCTGGACCAAGCTGGTCGTCGAGGCGACCGCCCCGGCCGGTGCGACGAGCGTCCAGCTGCACCTCAAGTCCGGCGACAACACCGGCACTGTCTGGTTCGACGATGTGGCGATGTCCTGA
- a CDS encoding M1 family metallopeptidase, with protein sequence MTATALTIAGTGVAAQATPVPVAAPHHRAAPAPGGPGVGDEYYPDYGNSGYDVSHYDIRLRYTPATDRLTGTTTILATATQDLSRFNLDFLLDVSSVRVNNRPATFTRVGEHELVVAPARPVADGGALTVVVQYSGTPSTEVGAGYTAWIRTPDGALAIGEPEIAWWWYPSNDHPIDKATFDVSVSVPDGLEAISNGVMPRPPVRETLGYTRWSWRSVKPQATYLTFLAVGQYDVTTDTSEGGLPIYNAYSQLLSQDFRDAAQASVERTAEITEWEETVFGPYPFEALGGVVAPPDTLGFALENQTRPTYAAGFFRRGSNTSVVVHEQAHQWFGDSVSVAEWKHIWLNEGFASYAEWLWSEKNEEGTAQEIFDYLYATYPDDAAIWTTAPADPGVPQLFGDAVYDRGAMTLHQLRVAVGDEDFFEIVRTWAAEQKYGNATTAEFTALAEKISGEDLDALFEAWLFTPSKPAVAGAATLARKAAPAAPKSWAKISETHDLLHRH encoded by the coding sequence ATGACCGCCACAGCGTTGACCATCGCCGGAACGGGCGTGGCCGCTCAGGCCACGCCCGTTCCCGTTGCCGCGCCGCACCACCGTGCCGCGCCGGCCCCGGGCGGACCCGGAGTCGGCGACGAGTACTACCCGGATTACGGCAACAGTGGGTACGACGTCTCCCACTACGACATTCGCCTGCGCTACACCCCGGCGACCGACCGGCTCACCGGCACCACCACGATCCTGGCCACCGCCACGCAGGATCTCAGCCGCTTCAACCTGGATTTCCTGCTCGACGTCTCGTCGGTGCGGGTCAACAACCGTCCCGCCACCTTCACCCGGGTCGGCGAGCACGAGCTGGTCGTCGCCCCGGCCCGCCCGGTCGCTGACGGCGGCGCCCTGACCGTCGTGGTGCAGTATTCGGGCACGCCGTCGACCGAGGTCGGCGCCGGATACACCGCCTGGATCCGTACGCCGGACGGCGCCCTCGCCATCGGCGAGCCGGAGATCGCCTGGTGGTGGTACCCGAGCAACGACCACCCGATCGACAAGGCCACCTTCGACGTCTCGGTCTCGGTGCCGGACGGCCTCGAGGCGATCAGCAACGGTGTCATGCCGCGTCCGCCGGTCCGCGAGACGCTCGGCTACACCCGGTGGAGCTGGCGTTCGGTGAAACCGCAGGCGACCTATCTGACGTTCCTCGCCGTCGGGCAGTACGACGTCACCACCGACACCAGCGAGGGCGGTCTGCCGATCTACAACGCCTACTCCCAGCTGCTCAGCCAGGACTTCCGGGACGCCGCGCAGGCCAGCGTCGAGCGCACCGCCGAGATCACCGAGTGGGAGGAGACGGTCTTCGGGCCGTACCCGTTCGAGGCGCTCGGCGGAGTGGTCGCGCCGCCCGACACGCTCGGCTTCGCGCTGGAGAACCAGACCCGGCCGACGTACGCGGCGGGTTTCTTCCGCCGCGGCTCCAACACCTCGGTCGTCGTGCACGAGCAGGCGCACCAGTGGTTCGGTGACTCGGTCTCGGTCGCCGAGTGGAAGCACATCTGGCTCAACGAGGGCTTCGCCAGCTACGCGGAGTGGCTGTGGTCGGAGAAGAACGAGGAGGGCACCGCGCAGGAGATCTTCGACTATCTGTACGCGACGTACCCCGATGACGCCGCGATCTGGACCACCGCGCCGGCCGACCCGGGGGTGCCGCAGCTGTTCGGCGACGCCGTGTACGACCGCGGCGCGATGACCCTGCACCAGCTGCGGGTGGCCGTCGGCGACGAGGACTTCTTCGAGATCGTCCGGACCTGGGCCGCCGAGCAGAAGTACGGCAACGCGACCACCGCGGAGTTCACCGCCCTGGCCGAGAAGATCTCCGGTGAGGACCTGGACGCGCTCTTCGAGGCCTGGCTCTTCACCCCGTCGAAGCCGGCGGTGGCGGGTGCCGCGACGCTGGCCCGCAAGGCGGCTCCGGCAGCCCCGAAGTCGTGGGCGAAGATCAGCGAGACGCACGACCTGTTGCACCGGCACTGA